The following are encoded together in the Bacteroidota bacterium genome:
- a CDS encoding DNA polymerase III subunit delta, with protein sequence MLFKEIIGQQQVKERLIQTVKENRVSHAQLFIGANGSGKLALAIAYAQYINCKNRTETDSCGICPSCIKYEKLIHPDLHFIYPIAATKEVKKPRSADFIESWRSILIENNYYISLNEWLERIGIENKQGIINAEDCNSIIKTLGYKSYEAEYKVMIIWMAEKLFHAAAPKILKILEEPPEKTLFILISENQDQIISTILSRTQMVKIPKIKDVDLLKALMAENEHEPDEIQRVVDLSEGNYKNALFYLQSTEIEKINFLKFKEWMRYCYAGDLVKLTSFVNEFGKLGRERQKSFFLYALQIARSCILVNFDQNELVKLDKEELSWLTSGFAPFINVANINEFTKEFNEGHYAIERNANPTILLMDISLKATKLLKIKPE encoded by the coding sequence ATGCTTTTTAAAGAGATCATAGGCCAGCAGCAAGTCAAAGAACGCCTGATTCAAACTGTTAAAGAAAACAGGGTGAGCCATGCCCAATTATTTATTGGAGCAAACGGCTCCGGTAAATTAGCGCTTGCCATCGCTTATGCGCAGTATATTAACTGCAAGAATCGCACTGAAACAGATTCATGTGGAATTTGTCCTTCTTGTATAAAATACGAAAAGCTGATTCATCCTGATTTGCATTTCATTTACCCGATTGCTGCAACCAAGGAAGTTAAAAAACCAAGGAGTGCCGATTTTATCGAGTCATGGCGATCTATTCTTATCGAAAACAATTACTATATCAGTTTGAACGAATGGCTTGAAAGAATTGGGATCGAGAACAAACAGGGAATCATTAACGCCGAAGATTGCAATTCTATCATTAAAACACTGGGTTACAAATCGTACGAAGCGGAATACAAAGTAATGATTATTTGGATGGCCGAGAAATTATTTCATGCAGCAGCCCCAAAGATTTTAAAAATACTGGAAGAACCACCGGAAAAAACCCTTTTCATTTTAATTTCGGAAAATCAGGATCAAATTATCAGCACGATTCTTTCGCGAACCCAAATGGTTAAAATTCCTAAAATAAAGGATGTTGATTTATTAAAGGCATTAATGGCTGAAAATGAACATGAACCGGATGAGATACAAAGAGTAGTGGATTTGTCGGAAGGGAATTATAAAAATGCCTTATTTTATCTTCAGTCAACCGAAATCGAAAAAATAAATTTCCTGAAGTTTAAAGAATGGATGAGGTATTGCTATGCCGGCGATCTTGTAAAGCTAACATCTTTTGTTAATGAGTTTGGAAAACTGGGCAGAGAACGTCAAAAAAGCTTCTTTCTTTATGCATTGCAAATTGCAAGAAGTTGTATTTTGGTAAACTTTGACCAAAATGAATTAGTCAAGTTAGATAAGGAAGAATTAAGCTGGTTGACAAGTGGATTCGCTCCATTTATCAATGTTGCTAATATAAATGAATTTACGAAAGAATTTAACGAGGGTCATTATGCAATAGAGCGAAATGCAAATCCTACAATATTATTAATGGATATTTCGTTGAAAGCCACAAAA